The Branchiostoma lanceolatum isolate klBraLanc5 chromosome 19, klBraLanc5.hap2, whole genome shotgun sequence DNA segment TTCATTTCACCTAACCACTAAAGTAGAACACTGCGATGGATTCAAGGAGGCTGAATCACAATCTTTTATGTCGAAGGTTTAGAAATATTAAACATTCAAtttgaattcaacgttaagatACACTTTTCCGTCGCTCACaagaaaagaagaatagtccAATGAACATAGCAATGCTGATTTCTAGTTTAACATACAACGTCACATTTTAGGTAAAAATATTCCACTGCAAGAAGCAGCAGAAAAACTATTTGAAATGACCATACCAGCAAGACAATGACATAACATTGAAATGTTCTTTGCAGTTAGCTTATATGATTTTCTTTTACAGAAGCGGGGGCGTTCTCCTCCGTGCCGTCTATAATGTGGGTAACCATCCGGTGCAGCCGCCTTCTGCATATCGGTGACGTTACTTTCCATAACCTGCCCAGTTTAAAGGCAATCATTCTGACTGATAACCTCATTGAAACCGTGTCTCCGAGAGCGTTCGTCGGCCTCAAAAGCTTGCATAAGATAGTCTTGGAAGGAAATCAACTGAAGGCGGTTCCTTTTGAGGCTCTGTCCCTGATCCGCCACAGCACAAGAAGTGTGCAGTTACAGGTCGACCTTGAGAATAATCAGATCAGCACGGTGTTGGAAACGAGTTGGAGGAATGTCTCTGACACCTATGTCACCCTCCGTCTGAAAGGCAACCCTTTAGACTGTGACGGTAGATTGCGATGGCTGGTCTGCAACGCAACGACCTGGCAGCTGACTCGGCGGGGCCACGGCGATATCGTCCGGGCTGGCGCTCTTCAGTGCACATCCCCTCCTGAACTGGCTGGTTTCGACTTTCAGTCACTCCACAACAACTCATTCTGCTCATCCACAGAACTGACAACAGGTTTCTCGATGACAATGGCATCCACATCCCGAATCACAATAACATCCACATTTCCAATGGCAGAACACGCCACGATCCCAGCAAAATCATGGAAGACGACAAATTTTATATTAATACAGCAATCGACGAAATCAACATCTGGTACGACGGACAGTACCCGCGACCTCGATTTGGAGAAGAATCTTGATGACGGACAGCTAGCTGGTATGGACTATCTTTACATGCCAGTCGGACAAACTGTCGCTGGACTAGTTCTGCTGGTTGGGATGGCAGTTGTGGTCACAATTTACAGGCGCTGTGTTTTAAAGGGAAGGCCTAATCCAGTCAATGGACAGCACCGCGTCATCGTCAGTTCTCAACTCATCAGAAATCGGATGTACCAACACTCTGGAGCTACCGCAGGGGACGCCAGGGACAATGAAGAAACATACGAAACTGAGGAGGATTCAGTGAGACAGAATGCGGTTCACAAACGACACGGAGTCACCATCAACACATCTGAACTGATCTCTAATCGGCTATACAAATCTTCTGGATCTGCTATCAACAATGCTAATAAGGGTACAGGAACGGCAGAAGAGACTGAGCTGACACCTTACCTCACTGTACCTTtcgatgccatcaacaacaccctGCGTATCGAGCCGTACAGCAGTGTCAATTTGATCGACATCCGCAACGCTGATAACGACGCGGGTACAACAGAAGAAACTGAGGAGAACTCGGAACTGGCACCTTACCGCACTGTACCGTtcgatgccatcaacaacacTCTGCGTATCGAGCCGTACAGCAGTGTCAATTTGGACGAGATCCACAACGAACAACCGAATAACCACTTGCGTCCGTCGCGTGGACAGAAAAATACCCACAAACGACACGGGGTTATTATGGACTCATTTCAGATAACCTCTAATCGGCTATACAAGTCGTCAAACGGTGTCAATACGGACACGGAAAGGACCGAAGAAACTGAGGAGAACTCGGAGTTCAACAACATTCTGCGTATCGAGCCGTATAGCAGCGTCAATTTGGAGGACATCCAAAACGAAGAAACGAATGTGGCGTCGGGTGGAACCTCTCCATCACGTGGAAACCGTGAGTATCAAGACAAAGATGTTATGGTACCGTACTGCACCACACCTCTAGACCAAATCGGCGATCCCTAAGCCCCCTATTGTCGCTCACTCAGTGGTTCGTTATGTTACGATAAACACCTCGGGGCGAGCCATAACCCGTCATTTCTATTACAGGACTATTAAAGGGACGTAAAGGGGCGGGACATAAGCCTTAATTACtattaaaaagttttaaaagtccTTCCGGCACcaaaggtgcataaggcggcgcccatctccggttccacagccctttggccacacaactttgtgcaagtcactacagcaggcgGATAGTCAACTGGTagttgtgtgtgtttaactgcatactctttctcaaatactgagtgctaagcagtatttaccatttttatagtctttggtatgacccggccgggttTGAACTCACGACCTTCCGTTTGCAAGGCActaacactctacccactcggccatgcACCGGTAGTATTGTCCCCCGTTACTTTTACTGGATTATCAATGCTTgtgtaaatggaaaaaaatctaagggaccacaaaGTCAATAtaaagaggtggtcacttgtgcaaGTTCAAATTGACTTTGGTTTATATTGGTAGGAATATGATTGGTCACTATAGCGTATCGTATGTTGTATATATGATCATTAGTTGTAATGGTTCAAGCACGGCAAAGCCGTAGTGCGAAATAGATGTTCATACTTATGTATAATCATGTTCTACTGATGCCTTACATTGCGTTGCACTTGTGGAAATTTTTAAGCATATTTAAAGTTTGTTTGGGAGTGTTTGGGTGTGGTAACTGAAGccagaattcggcagaaaacaTTTTCTAAGGGGATCATCAATGGTTGCGACAATGGGTAACTTCATTTTCacctaccagatgtgatattaGGCAATTTGGGTTAAAGAATATTGAAATGTGGGAGGTACGTAGTctcaaattgaattgaaattccCAAACTAAAATAGAGGCTATGTCAGTATGGAGGAATTTTTGTGACAGAACTGATAGAAGTTTACgacatatttttccattttcgTTATGTTGACCATCGTATTTTCGAAATCAGACGAAAATCCTTCCGCTCGCATATGCCATCCATATTATTCACTCTCTGTGGTCTATAGGTTAActagtcatcctcaactgaggtgaagcatggtaaTCTTTCAAGTTACTAGTTCCtgtgcaatgcagcttcacgCAAGGCCAGGCTTTAGACGATCGAACATGGCAACGGCGACTGGTAACAGTGTCAGAACACACATCTGGTAGAGTCCAGCCACACCGTTCAGCACTCCATCAAGCTGGGCAAAGTTCTTGTTGCACCTGTCAATGAAAATGTCACAGAACAGTGAATAGGGCGATTCAGTCCTCCGTTCATTCTTTAGTTCGactattcatccatccatccatccatccaaccatccatccgtTCTCTTCTTCCTTCTTCAAGCACGCTCTGACTGACTGAATGACTgattgactgaatgaatgaatgactgaatgactgactgactgactcactgactcactcactcactgactgacTCAtcgactgactgactgactgacagaaTGACAGtgtcactcactcgctcgctcgctcactcactcactcactcactcactcactcactcactcactcacacacacattcacacaaataACCACATACTTGGTAGTGTTGCAGCACTTGAAGCAGGTGCCGGTCTTCGTGTTACCATCACAGGTGCTGTCCTCGCCCGCCTCACAGCTAACAGCGTCCCCTTTGTCGTCGTAGTCATCCCAGCAGCCCCGCTCGATAGCACTGGCGTACCCGAAACCCGTCGTGATCTTAGTCTGAATTGAAATAAAGTGGCCGTATAGGCTTCAATATAGGCCGCTACATATATGTTGTTTGTACGTAAATGATagattgaaaaagaaacaaacaaacaaacatacaaacaaacaaacgaagaacgaaagaaagaaagaaagaacgaaaGAGAAAATTAGCCATTGCTGTTTTCAATATACAGCCTAATAAATCGAATAGAATCAAATCTATTTGGATTACGCTTCGAGTTCGACCTGCTTTTACAGAGAAGTACACGAACGTACGTAGCATTGAGCCGCCGGTGGGCAGTAGACGGTCTGAACAGTCGGGTTTTCTTTACGAACGTCTTGGAGACATGTGTCGTCGCCAGGAAGACCACCCAAGACAGAGTTTTCTGCTTCCGATTTGCACTTGAAACAGGCTGCCACACCTGtgggaaattttaaaatttaagTGGTGATTTGGTAAAGCGGGTACAACCGAGCCAGAACAACACACAACCCCACGGTTCATTAAACAATCAAGATTGGGCACGTGTAATTATGGACCATCCAACGTTATCGCAACGAAGACCAAATTAAgttaagaatttaaaaaaatgcgaTGCTGCATTGCAAAGGCAAAAGCAAAGCCTATgctaactagaaaggcaacatattCGACAAAATGTaggatatttccctcccattacccagaaaagaaatatgaagtcgcttcagaaattatgcaaattgtgtcctcattagcataactaacattctattttgtattcaccttttctaaagctacctacacctccaatatgacatccattgcatttaccgtaagggaaaaatgacgtttctgcattaattaaggaaatgaggtcctcattagcataaaataCACCCCATTGTATTTACTtttcataaagctacctacaccttcAATCTTACACCCGTAAGTTACCGTAAGTGAAATACTATGAGTTTCTGTACTAATAGAGCTATATCCTTACATCTATTttgggcagaagaagaagaaagaaagaatacgccagcaaatacaatatatttccctCATACCCTATACAGGgtattcagattcagattcatgacccatgacctcagtggtcgtagggacgtcatgacagccagccgcaatgaTACAGGGTATAGGGAAGGAAATATAATAAAGAGATTATATCTACTTGACAGTCTTGTACAGAAGGGTCTCCCACCATATAGACTTGATATTGATAAATGTTTGGCACCGTTCAGGGAAGGATATCGATCTTGATCCAGgtaagctcactgaagagcttatcttccactggtcgtgacagagaggacagacgctatgtacagtatgtacaggttctttgtaccgggaaaattcccaTAGCACTTTTCGACTAGCACAATGTACATTCAGCCACGGCTGTCattcccgtcctaaggactgctaCCCTTTCCGGTAGTTAGCATGTcgagtgagcgacacagccgggatcgaacccgggcttctagttccagaggtaaGATCGCTAACCCATGGACTTCGCATGCTACCTTCAGAACGTTAAAAACAGGTTTCTCACTTCAGTAAGGCAGTATGAAGCACATAATAACATATTGAGAATCACCACCGAGCCCGTTGGTATGTGTAATATCAATAGGGAGAGGTTGGTTTTGTATTGGACTAgatttcaatcattggaaataATCTTTAGTGCGACACAATGGCCAAGGTGCCTAAGTATTTTTACAGATTTTACGGAGTTCATACCAGCTTTACCCACCAGCTCCATGTACTTGGGTGTTTCCTCGGAAGTCGACCGTGCTAGATGAAACCACATGATTAGTAGCATGATACTCCAAAATATCTGAAATAATAGAAGAAATACAAAAGTAAAGCATTATGCATCGCAACAAAATATTATCATGTTTTCTTGATACATTattgagggcctgcatggggggggggggggggtcccggcaacgctctacgctagattcggagggccggctacgtaatacgctaaattcagaaagcctccctacgctctacgctaaattcagaaagcccccccccccctacgctctacgttaaattatggagtggttggcaacgctctacgtaaaattaaaacggccgattacgctctacgtaaaaggggcatacAGGCCCTCATTATTGTTTCACATATTTCAGGGGACATGAAAAAGCACAAACCGTTCGACCATACACATGGACTTAAGTGTATATTAATATCTTGTTTatacttaaaaaaaaacttttcttgcAGAGTTAAGTTTTATCGGGGTAAGTTTGATCCaaaagtgaacaacaacaaaaataatgtaTGAAATTATACAGTATCACTTTTAATGCCATTGTTACACATAGGGATAAAATATAAAATGCTGGTTCATGTTCAACTTGGTTGATTTTTAGAGCAATAATATCTTGC contains these protein-coding regions:
- the LOC136425868 gene encoding uncharacterized protein encodes the protein MLTTGKGVAACFKCKSEAENSVLGGLPGDDTCLQDVRKENPTVQTVYCPPAAQCYTKITTGFGYASAIERGCWDDYDDKGDAVSCEAGEDSTCDGNTKTGTCFKCCNTTKCNKNFAQLDGVLNGVAGLYQMCVLTLLPVAVAMFDRLKPGLA